One Mycoavidus sp. B2-EB genomic region harbors:
- the ndk gene encoding nucleoside-diphosphate kinase, translating to MALERTLSIIKPDAVAKDVIGQIYSRFENAGLKIIAARMAHLSREQAEQFYSVHKERPFFKALVDFMVSGPIMIQVLEGENAIAKNRDLMGATDPQKADKGTIRADFADSIDANAVHGSDGSDTARAEIGFFFPGINLHSR from the coding sequence ATGGCGCTTGAACGCACCTTGTCAATTATTAAGCCGGATGCCGTCGCCAAGGATGTGATTGGTCAGATTTATAGTCGTTTTGAAAATGCAGGGCTGAAAATTATCGCAGCTCGGATGGCGCATTTGTCACGTGAGCAAGCAGAGCAATTTTATAGCGTGCATAAAGAGCGTCCATTTTTTAAAGCGCTGGTTGACTTCATGGTATCGGGGCCAATTATGATTCAGGTGCTTGAAGGTGAAAACGCAATCGCCAAAAACCGTGATTTAATGGGCGCGACTGATCCGCAAAAAGCAGATAAAGGCACCATCCGCGCAGATTTTGCCGATAGCATTGATGCAAATGCTGTGCATGGTTCTGATGGCTCAGATACCGCGCGCGCAGAAATCGGTTTTTTCTTCCCGGGCATCAATCTTCATTCCCGTTAA
- the rlmN gene encoding 23S rRNA (adenine(2503)-C(2))-methyltransferase RlmN, whose amino-acid sequence MATAETVNLLDFDGPELGAYCANRLGEKPFRAKQLQRWIHQYGVADFDQMTDLAKSLRDKLKAHAVIQPPQILSDHLSTDGVRKWLIDVGNGNAVETVFIPETARGTLCISSQAGCAVNCRFCSTGKQGFNRNLSTSEIIGQLWLAEFALRNALPPDQRNAGRADRVITNVVMMGMGEPLLNFNPVVSAMRLMLDDNAYGLSRRRVTLSTSGVVPMMDRLAAELPVALAVSLHAPNDKLRDELVPLNKKYPLRELISACQRYLKTAPRDFITFEYCMLDGVNDEVAHAHELVALVRDVHCKFNLIPFNPFPESGLKRSSAERIKRFAQVLLAAGIVTTVRKTRGDDIDAACGQLAGDVVDRTRLAERSQGQKAKDMAQATTQQSGRTMIEIYPT is encoded by the coding sequence ATGGCAACCGCCGAAACCGTCAACTTGCTTGATTTCGATGGGCCTGAGCTGGGCGCTTATTGCGCTAACCGCTTAGGCGAGAAGCCATTTCGCGCCAAGCAATTACAGCGCTGGATTCACCAATATGGGGTCGCGGATTTCGACCAGATGACGGACCTGGCGAAATCATTGCGTGACAAACTTAAAGCGCATGCGGTCATTCAGCCCCCTCAAATTCTCAGTGATCATTTATCAACCGATGGTGTGCGTAAATGGTTAATTGATGTGGGAAATGGCAATGCGGTCGAGACCGTGTTCATTCCCGAGACGGCGCGTGGCACCCTGTGCATTTCATCTCAAGCCGGCTGTGCGGTGAACTGTCGCTTTTGCTCAACGGGTAAGCAGGGTTTTAACCGGAATTTAAGCACCAGCGAAATTATTGGTCAGCTCTGGCTCGCGGAATTTGCATTGCGTAATGCTCTGCCGCCAGATCAGCGCAACGCGGGTCGTGCCGACCGTGTCATTACGAATGTGGTGATGATGGGTATGGGCGAGCCGTTGCTTAATTTTAATCCAGTCGTCAGCGCCATGCGTTTGATGCTTGACGACAATGCTTATGGGCTTTCGCGCCGGCGCGTGACTTTGTCGACTTCCGGCGTGGTGCCGATGATGGATCGGCTGGCGGCGGAACTGCCGGTTGCGCTCGCGGTCTCGTTACATGCGCCTAATGATAAATTGCGCGATGAACTGGTGCCGCTGAATAAAAAATATCCGTTGCGCGAACTCATCAGCGCATGTCAGCGTTATTTGAAAACCGCCCCACGCGATTTCATTACATTTGAATATTGCATGCTGGATGGGGTCAATGATGAAGTGGCTCATGCGCATGAGCTGGTTGCACTGGTGCGTGATGTGCATTGTAAATTCAACTTAATTCCTTTTAACCCGTTCCCAGAATCCGGGTTAAAGCGTTCCAGTGCTGAGCGGATTAAACGCTTTGCGCAAGTTTTATTGGCGGCAGGCATTGTTACCACCGTCCGTAAAACGCGTGGCGACGATATTGATGCGGCCTGCGGTCAGCTCGCGGGCGATGTCGTTGATCGCACGCGCCTAGCGGAGCGCAGTCAAGGCCAGAAAGCTAAAGACATGGCGCAGGCTACAACTCAGCAGAGCGGGCGGACCATGATCGAAATTTATCCGACATAA
- a CDS encoding helix-turn-helix domain-containing protein: MSKQDEQTLKTESPATPVAAKSAAWAADDGSARVAGEQLAQLREANGWLIEEVAARLKVSVAKVRALEAGELEHLPEVTFAIGIMRSYAKILGTDPQPLVDALRRASAQDSPNLTTLSGRGRMPQQKLSTLRSWQTKRKGYLWLWGMGILALAAALLVYRYDDIIGHESKPQLSKVQPKSSVSEASAGAVRARLVLTNQATAGVVAQSPHLNAIPANPPAAAVPTMADARGQGNMATLRIKVSQNNWISVSQHDGQQVYANTVQAGGEQTLKGAPPFKIVVGNVAGLEAIELDGKRVEADKYAGGRQNVARFELP; this comes from the coding sequence ATGAGCAAGCAAGACGAGCAGACTTTGAAGACTGAAAGCCCGGCTACCCCGGTAGCGGCGAAAAGTGCGGCATGGGCTGCCGATGATGGTTCTGCGCGGGTTGCCGGTGAGCAGCTGGCTCAATTACGTGAAGCTAACGGTTGGCTGATTGAAGAGGTTGCGGCCCGGCTTAAAGTGTCGGTTGCCAAAGTGCGTGCGCTTGAAGCCGGTGAACTGGAGCATTTGCCAGAAGTGACTTTTGCGATTGGCATTATGCGTAGTTATGCAAAAATTCTCGGTACTGATCCACAGCCTTTAGTCGATGCCTTGCGTCGTGCTAGCGCGCAAGATTCTCCCAATCTTACGACGTTAAGCGGGCGTGGGCGGATGCCGCAGCAAAAGCTCAGTACTCTGAGGTCTTGGCAAACTAAGCGCAAAGGTTATCTATGGCTTTGGGGCATGGGCATATTGGCTTTGGCGGCGGCGCTGTTAGTGTATCGCTATGATGACATCATTGGACACGAATCTAAGCCGCAGCTATCTAAAGTTCAACCGAAGTCATCCGTAAGCGAGGCATCTGCAGGGGCTGTCCGAGCGCGTTTGGTTTTAACGAATCAAGCGACGGCGGGCGTTGTCGCCCAAAGTCCCCACTTAAATGCTATACCCGCCAATCCGCCGGCAGCTGCTGTGCCGACCATGGCGGATGCGAGAGGCCAGGGGAACATGGCAACCTTGCGCATTAAAGTTTCGCAGAATAACTGGATTAGCGTGAGCCAACACGATGGTCAGCAAGTGTATGCAAATACAGTGCAGGCAGGAGGTGAGCAGACTCTGAAAGGGGCGCCGCCATTCAAGATTGTCGTTGGCAATGTGGCTGGGCTAGAGGCAATAGAATTAGATGGTAAACGGGTCGAAGCAGACAAATATGCAGGTGGGCGCCAAAACGTTGCTCGTTTTGAGTTACCGTAA
- the ispG gene encoding flavodoxin-dependent (E)-4-hydroxy-3-methylbut-2-enyl-diphosphate synthase — protein sequence MQANNTPALPDAPLMSRAARRHSQPVVVRWGEHQVTLGGSAPVCVQSMTNTDTVDAIATAIQIKELAQAGSELVRITVNTPQAAQAVPVIREQLDRMNVPVPLIGDFHYNGHLLLRDYPACAQALSKYRINPGNVGQGAKRDLQFAQMIEVACRYNKPVRIGVNWGSLDQAILMRMMDDNAQRAEPMSAQSLMVEALLESALSSAERALELGLTANQIVLSCKVSSVQDLIAVYRELGQRCEYALHLGLTEAGMGSRGIVASTAALAILLQAGIGDTIRISLTPEPGAARSKEVTVAREILQALDLRAFAPVVVACPGCGRTTSTSFQTLAAQIQAYLHLQMPLWRTRYPGAEKVKVAVMGCIVNGPGESKHADVGISLPGSGESPAAPVFIDGEKSVTLRGERIAEEFQQIISNYIERRFGRALIVD from the coding sequence ATGCAAGCGAATAACACACCAGCGCTACCGGATGCGCCGCTGATGAGTAGGGCGGCGCGCCGCCACTCGCAGCCGGTTGTGGTACGCTGGGGCGAGCATCAAGTCACGCTCGGCGGGTCAGCGCCAGTGTGTGTGCAGTCAATGACCAATACGGATACAGTCGATGCGATTGCGACTGCAATCCAAATCAAAGAGCTCGCGCAAGCAGGTTCTGAGTTAGTCCGTATTACTGTCAATACGCCACAGGCGGCCCAGGCGGTGCCGGTGATCCGTGAGCAACTTGATCGGATGAATGTGCCGGTGCCGCTGATCGGTGATTTCCATTATAACGGTCACTTATTGTTGCGCGATTACCCTGCATGCGCGCAGGCTTTATCAAAGTATCGGATTAATCCGGGCAATGTCGGTCAAGGTGCTAAACGCGATCTTCAATTTGCGCAAATGATTGAGGTAGCGTGCCGTTATAATAAACCTGTGCGGATTGGCGTTAACTGGGGCAGCCTTGACCAGGCTATATTAATGCGCATGATGGACGATAATGCGCAGCGCGCTGAGCCGATGTCAGCGCAGAGTTTAATGGTTGAGGCGTTGCTTGAGTCTGCCTTAAGTAGCGCTGAGCGAGCGCTGGAACTTGGGCTTACAGCAAACCAGATTGTGCTGTCATGCAAAGTCAGTAGCGTGCAGGATTTAATCGCCGTTTATCGTGAGCTCGGGCAACGCTGTGAATATGCTCTTCACCTCGGATTGACTGAGGCCGGCATGGGCTCAAGAGGGATTGTCGCATCGACCGCTGCGCTAGCGATTTTATTGCAAGCGGGGATTGGCGATACCATTCGTATTTCGCTCACGCCCGAACCCGGAGCGGCGCGCTCAAAAGAAGTGACGGTTGCCCGCGAAATTCTGCAAGCGCTGGATTTACGCGCGTTTGCGCCAGTGGTGGTAGCCTGTCCCGGGTGTGGGCGGACTACGAGCACGTCTTTCCAAACGCTGGCGGCTCAGATTCAAGCGTATTTGCATCTGCAAATGCCGCTATGGCGCACCCGCTATCCAGGCGCTGAAAAAGTAAAAGTTGCGGTCATGGGATGTATTGTGAATGGGCCTGGCGAATCGAAGCATGCAGATGTTGGCATTAGCTTGCCGGGTTCTGGTGAAAGCCCGGCCGCCCCAGTTTTTATTGACGGCGAAAAATCAGTAACCTTGCGCGGCGAGCGAATTGCTGAAGAGTTTCAGCAAATTATCAGCAACTATATCGAGCGCCGCTTTGGCCGCGCTCTCATAGTAGACTAA
- the hisS gene encoding histidine--tRNA ligase — protein sequence MTKPSKKIEKLTGIKGMNDILPSDAALWEYFENTAKAALSAYGYQNIRTPIVEQTQLFTRGIGEVTDIVEKEMYSFVDALNGECLTLRPENTAAVVRATIEHSLLYDGPKRLWYTGPMFRHERPQRGRYRQFHQLGVEALGFAGPDADAEIILLCQRLWDDLGLTDIRLELNSLGQPAERAEHRKALVAYLEQHMELLDGDAKRRLYANPLRVLDTKQPELQQLVQQAPKLMDFLGAASLAHFEALSQLLKANNIPFTLNPRLVRGLDYYNLTVFEWVTDRLGAQGTVAGGGRYDLLFEQLGGKLTPACGWALGIERVLELLKEDQLAPQPSGCDIYLVHQGDAARTQAFIIAERLRDASFDVILHCSADGAPANFKTQMKRADASGAQYAVIIGADEVAQGLVTVKALRKLSEESNHAPQQSIANERLLDYLIDVMVSA from the coding sequence ATGACAAAACCAAGTAAGAAGATTGAAAAGCTGACTGGCATCAAAGGAATGAATGACATCCTGCCGTCGGATGCTGCACTTTGGGAATACTTTGAAAACACGGCTAAAGCGGCGCTCAGCGCTTACGGTTATCAAAATATTCGTACGCCAATCGTTGAACAAACGCAGCTTTTCACGCGTGGCATTGGCGAAGTAACGGATATTGTTGAAAAAGAAATGTATAGCTTTGTGGATGCGCTGAATGGCGAATGCTTGACGCTGCGTCCAGAAAACACGGCTGCGGTAGTACGGGCAACCATCGAACATAGCCTTTTATATGATGGTCCTAAACGTTTGTGGTACACCGGACCTATGTTTAGACACGAACGCCCACAACGTGGTCGCTATCGACAGTTTCACCAGCTTGGCGTGGAAGCCTTAGGTTTTGCTGGTCCAGATGCAGATGCTGAAATTATTTTGTTATGTCAGCGGTTATGGGATGATCTGGGTTTAACCGATATTCGGCTTGAGTTGAACTCGTTAGGTCAGCCCGCGGAACGCGCTGAACATCGTAAAGCGTTAGTGGCTTACCTAGAGCAGCATATGGAGCTGCTTGACGGCGATGCAAAGCGGCGTCTATATGCTAATCCATTGCGTGTACTGGATACTAAGCAGCCAGAGTTGCAACAGCTCGTGCAACAAGCACCTAAGTTAATGGATTTTCTGGGCGCCGCGTCACTGGCTCATTTTGAGGCGTTAAGCCAGTTGCTAAAAGCGAATAATATTCCATTCACGCTTAATCCGCGCCTGGTGCGCGGGCTGGATTATTACAATTTGACGGTTTTTGAGTGGGTCACTGACCGTCTTGGTGCGCAGGGTACGGTGGCTGGGGGTGGGCGTTATGATTTGCTGTTTGAGCAGCTTGGTGGCAAGCTGACGCCAGCCTGCGGTTGGGCGCTCGGGATTGAGCGCGTGCTGGAGTTATTGAAAGAAGATCAGCTCGCGCCGCAACCGTCAGGTTGCGATATTTATCTCGTGCATCAGGGCGACGCTGCGCGTACCCAGGCTTTTATTATTGCTGAGCGGCTGCGCGATGCGAGTTTTGATGTTATTTTGCACTGTAGCGCTGACGGCGCGCCAGCGAATTTTAAAACGCAAATGAAGCGTGCCGATGCAAGCGGGGCGCAATATGCAGTTATCATTGGCGCGGACGAAGTGGCGCAAGGTTTGGTCACCGTTAAGGCCTTGCGTAAGCTGTCTGAAGAGAGTAACCACGCACCGCAGCAAAGTATTGCTAACGAGCGTCTACTTGACTATCTAATTGATGTAATGGTTTCAGCTTAA
- a CDS encoding tetratricopeptide repeat protein: MSYHEEQETLDNLKTWWVRWGNTLIGLLLVVLLAGAGWSGWNYWQGQQTAQAARLYEQLQHVAQPSTQTLDKERLARILDDMKKQFGRTPYAQMSSLMAAKAFYQAEDSEAAKTQLQWVIKHARDAEYQQIARLRLASILLGEKAYEQGLNLLAETPKDTFKALYADRRGDLFAAQGKRDDARQAYQEALQLLIADNLNNSPIHRLVQLKLDALGGSANQ, translated from the coding sequence ATGAGTTATCACGAAGAACAGGAAACCCTCGACAATCTGAAAACCTGGTGGGTGCGGTGGGGCAATACACTGATTGGCTTATTGCTAGTGGTATTGCTGGCAGGGGCTGGCTGGAGTGGCTGGAATTACTGGCAAGGTCAGCAGACCGCACAGGCCGCGCGTCTTTATGAACAGTTGCAACACGTTGCGCAGCCGTCTACTCAGACACTCGATAAAGAGCGGCTGGCGCGTATCCTCGACGATATGAAAAAGCAGTTTGGGCGTACCCCATATGCGCAGATGAGTTCTTTGATGGCAGCCAAAGCGTTCTATCAGGCAGAGGATAGTGAAGCGGCTAAAACGCAATTACAATGGGTGATTAAGCATGCGCGCGATGCTGAATATCAGCAAATTGCACGTTTGCGCTTGGCGTCAATTTTGTTGGGTGAAAAAGCCTATGAACAAGGCTTAAATTTGCTTGCTGAGACCCCTAAAGATACATTCAAGGCGCTCTATGCGGATCGTCGTGGTGATTTATTCGCAGCCCAGGGCAAACGCGATGACGCGCGACAAGCATATCAAGAAGCCTTGCAGTTGCTTATAGCGGATAATCTGAACAATAGCCCGATCCACCGCTTAGTCCAGCTCAAGCTCGATGCATTGGGCGGCTCAGCTAATCAATAA
- the bamB gene encoding outer membrane protein assembly factor BamB — translation MTYLLRLLFYPCACILAALLFTACSSSKDLRRVPSPLPEITPTLGVAQIWKASVGKGNRYLFQPLAFDDVVYAAGANGVVAKFAAHSGEMLWSTKLDAELSAGVGGDGAVVAVASLNGTVHVLDAHGKLLWQAQARGEILTPPLVGQGKVFVRTTDSRIIAFDLATGAQKWVFYNRAPLLSLRTSAGMTFAGTGALLAGFADGSLAVLNLANGLAYWQTPVAYASGVTEVERLNDVTGAPTLVDYQTCAVTFQGRLSCFNVQNGQPLWERPFSSYRGIAQDKTALVASDDASVVSLYDAADGKLLWQNTKLKNRSLGTPILTGQAIVVGDYRGFVHFLSREQGALVARMETDHSAISAQPVLVKHTLIVQTRNGNLYAFRSK, via the coding sequence ATGACGTATTTACTTCGCTTGCTGTTTTACCCGTGTGCCTGCATCTTGGCGGCGCTGTTATTTACAGCGTGTTCTTCATCTAAAGATTTACGGCGTGTTCCTAGCCCTCTGCCGGAGATAACTCCGACGCTGGGTGTCGCGCAGATTTGGAAAGCAAGTGTCGGTAAGGGGAACCGTTATTTATTTCAGCCGCTGGCATTCGATGATGTCGTGTATGCGGCCGGAGCCAATGGCGTGGTGGCTAAATTTGCTGCGCACAGCGGTGAGATGCTTTGGAGCACCAAGCTTGATGCTGAATTATCGGCTGGCGTTGGCGGCGATGGCGCAGTCGTTGCTGTCGCTAGCTTAAATGGCACAGTCCATGTGCTTGACGCTCATGGCAAGTTGCTATGGCAAGCTCAGGCGCGCGGCGAAATCTTAACGCCCCCGCTAGTAGGGCAGGGCAAGGTGTTCGTGCGCACGACAGATAGCCGTATTATTGCTTTCGATCTGGCAACCGGCGCGCAAAAATGGGTATTTTATAATCGCGCGCCATTGCTGAGCTTGCGGACCAGTGCCGGGATGACATTTGCGGGCACGGGCGCGCTGCTTGCTGGTTTCGCTGATGGTTCATTGGCGGTGCTTAACCTTGCCAACGGCCTAGCTTATTGGCAAACGCCGGTCGCTTATGCCAGCGGCGTGACTGAAGTCGAACGCTTAAACGATGTAACTGGCGCGCCGACGCTGGTCGATTACCAAACCTGCGCCGTCACTTTCCAAGGCCGTTTGAGCTGCTTTAATGTGCAAAATGGACAACCTTTATGGGAGCGGCCATTCTCAAGCTACCGTGGGATTGCGCAGGATAAAACCGCCTTGGTGGCCAGCGACGATGCGTCAGTTGTCTCGCTCTATGACGCTGCCGACGGCAAGTTACTTTGGCAAAACACCAAGCTTAAAAACCGTAGCCTAGGAACGCCGATCCTTACGGGTCAGGCAATTGTCGTTGGCGATTATCGAGGCTTCGTGCATTTCCTGTCTCGTGAACAAGGCGCTTTGGTTGCGCGAATGGAAACAGATCACAGCGCAATTAGCGCGCAGCCGGTGTTAGTTAAACACACCCTCATTGTGCAAACGCGCAATGGCAACTTATATGCATTCCGCTCCAAATGA
- the der gene encoding ribosome biogenesis GTPase Der, with translation MKPVIALVGRPNVGKSTLFNRLTRSRDALVADFPGLTRDRHYGTGRLGERPYLVVDTGGFEPVVKEGIVQRMALQTQQAVDEADAVIFIVDARQGMTPQDSLIANYLRKTGRPLCLVVNKAEGMKHSAVVADFYELGLGQPFAISSAHGEGVRDMVDHALEQAYAGRCDDTEAEDAARGVKIAIVGRPNVGKSTLVNTLLGEERVIAFDMPGTTRDSIYIAFERQGRPYTLIDTAGLRRRGKVFEAVEKFSVVKTLQAIADANVVVLLLDACQDISEQDAHIAGFVVEQGRALVIGVNKWDGLEAHARERFKTELTRQLQFLDFAKFHFISATKKIGIDPLVQSVDAAYAAAMAKLPTPKLTRTLIEAVEFQQPRRKGPVRPKLRYAHQGGQNPPVIIIHGNALDAVTDSYRRYLERRFRETFMLTGTPLRVEFRSSRNPYIERK, from the coding sequence ATGAAACCAGTCATTGCCTTGGTAGGGCGTCCCAATGTTGGGAAATCTACTTTATTTAATCGCCTGACCCGCTCAAGAGATGCGCTGGTAGCGGATTTCCCCGGCCTAACGCGGGACCGTCATTATGGCACTGGCCGCCTAGGTGAGCGGCCTTATTTGGTCGTGGATACGGGGGGCTTCGAGCCGGTTGTCAAAGAGGGCATTGTGCAGCGCATGGCGCTTCAGACGCAACAAGCGGTGGATGAAGCCGATGCAGTTATTTTTATCGTAGATGCGCGGCAAGGGATGACGCCGCAAGATAGTTTGATTGCTAATTATCTGCGTAAAACTGGGCGGCCGTTGTGTTTAGTGGTGAATAAAGCCGAAGGGATGAAACATAGTGCGGTGGTTGCCGATTTCTATGAACTTGGCTTGGGCCAACCTTTTGCCATTTCATCGGCGCATGGCGAGGGCGTGCGCGATATGGTGGACCATGCCTTAGAACAGGCTTATGCTGGGCGCTGCGATGACACTGAGGCGGAAGATGCCGCGCGGGGTGTCAAAATTGCGATTGTCGGGCGCCCCAATGTAGGTAAATCAACGCTCGTGAATACTCTACTGGGTGAAGAGCGCGTGATTGCATTTGATATGCCTGGCACCACCCGCGATTCAATTTACATCGCTTTTGAGCGGCAGGGGCGGCCTTATACGTTAATTGATACGGCGGGCCTGCGGCGGCGTGGCAAAGTGTTTGAAGCCGTTGAAAAATTTTCTGTAGTTAAAACCTTGCAAGCGATTGCGGATGCAAATGTGGTTGTGCTTTTGCTGGATGCATGTCAAGATATTAGCGAGCAAGACGCGCATATTGCGGGTTTTGTGGTAGAGCAAGGGCGAGCATTAGTCATAGGCGTAAATAAATGGGACGGGCTTGAGGCTCATGCACGTGAGCGTTTTAAAACTGAGCTCACCCGACAATTACAATTTCTCGATTTCGCTAAATTTCACTTCATTTCGGCGACAAAAAAAATCGGCATCGATCCACTGGTACAGTCAGTTGACGCCGCATATGCAGCAGCGATGGCGAAATTGCCAACGCCAAAGTTAACGCGGACGTTGATTGAGGCGGTTGAGTTTCAGCAGCCACGTCGCAAGGGACCGGTGCGTCCGAAGTTGCGCTATGCGCATCAAGGCGGCCAGAATCCGCCGGTGATTATTATTCATGGAAATGCGCTTGACGCGGTAACAGACTCTTATCGGCGTTACCTTGAAAGGAGATTTCGCGAAACCTTTATGTTGACAGGCACGCCATTAAGAGTAGAGTTTCGATCATCGCGCAATCCTTACATTGAGAGAAAATAG
- the hfq gene encoding RNA chaperone Hfq translates to MSNKGQLLQDPFLNALRKEHVPVSIYLVNGIKLQGNVESFDQYVVLLKNTVTQMVYKHAISTVVPARPVNFSTDDEAN, encoded by the coding sequence ATGAGTAACAAAGGGCAGTTATTACAAGACCCGTTTCTGAACGCATTGCGTAAAGAACACGTGCCAGTATCGATTTATTTAGTGAATGGCATTAAATTACAGGGCAATGTTGAGTCTTTTGATCAGTATGTGGTCTTGTTAAAAAATACTGTAACTCAAATGGTATATAAGCACGCAATTTCTACGGTTGTGCCTGCTCGTCCAGTCAATTTCTCTACAGATGACGAAGCAAATTAG
- the hflK gene encoding FtsH protease activity modulator HflK, whose translation MGFKRLQGRRLNLDGAENSRHQPPDLDELWRDFNRRLSRLFGLKESGSGGRGPWGGKNSHYYQLGLGGAFALVLWLGSGVYIVGEDQAGVISQLGKYKYTTTSTGLQWHFPYPFQSSALVDLKPVQPVEIGSKNASSAKNSPMLTQDGKLVDARFTVQYQIDDAYAFLFNNIDARVSIEQAGEAAARTVLSQLKLNDLLSRSQETTGFEVKQSLQKVLDLYHTGIHVKDVTMQAIRLPAQIQEAFDDALKVTQENERQNKQAEAYSHEILTRARADVAQMINEAEGHKARVIAQAQGDAERFKQVLAEYSKAPQVIREHMYLDTMQQIYADATKVLIENKAAQNLIYLPFDKLLANSALSKSTAPDASQSNGAATINPPASTPHAAGQPAATVPALAKDRPPETTRSMPAAGADPMRTIRELPRTRDRNDDGR comes from the coding sequence ATGGGCTTCAAACGTTTGCAAGGACGACGACTGAATCTCGATGGGGCAGAGAATAGCCGCCATCAACCCCCCGATTTGGATGAGCTTTGGCGCGATTTTAACCGCCGTTTAAGCCGTTTGTTTGGACTGAAAGAGTCGGGCAGCGGCGGACGCGGTCCGTGGGGTGGCAAAAACAGCCATTATTATCAGCTTGGGCTGGGGGGGGCTTTTGCGCTCGTGCTTTGGCTCGGCAGTGGAGTTTATATCGTAGGCGAAGATCAGGCAGGCGTGATTAGCCAGCTTGGGAAATATAAATATACAACTACCTCGACCGGCCTCCAATGGCATTTTCCCTATCCATTTCAGTCCTCAGCATTGGTTGATTTAAAGCCTGTGCAACCCGTTGAAATCGGCTCCAAGAATGCGTCTAGCGCTAAAAATTCGCCCATGCTGACGCAGGATGGTAAGCTTGTTGATGCGCGTTTTACCGTACAGTATCAGATCGACGATGCTTACGCTTTTCTCTTTAATAATATCGATGCGCGGGTCAGTATTGAGCAGGCTGGTGAGGCTGCTGCTCGGACGGTCTTGAGCCAACTCAAACTCAACGATTTGCTTTCTCGCAGCCAGGAAACGACGGGGTTTGAAGTCAAGCAAAGTCTGCAAAAGGTGCTTGATCTGTACCACACCGGTATTCACGTTAAAGACGTGACGATGCAAGCTATACGCTTGCCAGCACAGATACAGGAGGCATTTGACGATGCGCTGAAAGTGACGCAAGAAAATGAGCGTCAAAATAAGCAGGCTGAAGCATATAGCCATGAAATTCTAACGCGTGCACGCGCGGATGTGGCGCAGATGATCAATGAGGCTGAAGGCCATAAAGCCCGTGTCATTGCTCAGGCGCAAGGCGATGCAGAGCGTTTTAAGCAAGTGCTTGCCGAATATTCAAAAGCCCCGCAGGTGATTCGCGAGCATATGTATTTGGATACGATGCAACAGATCTACGCTGATGCAACTAAAGTGTTGATAGAGAATAAAGCAGCTCAAAATCTGATTTATCTACCGTTTGATAAACTTTTGGCAAATAGTGCGCTGTCTAAAAGTACAGCACCTGATGCGAGCCAAAGCAACGGGGCTGCCACGATAAATCCGCCTGCGAGTACCCCTCATGCGGCTGGGCAGCCAGCGGCGACGGTGCCAGCGCTGGCTAAAGATCGACCACCAGAAACAACCCGCTCTATGCCTGCGGCGGGCGCAGATCCAATGCGTACTATCCGCGAGTTGCCGCGCACACGAGACCGTAATGATGATGGACGTTAA